One Thauera sp. K11 DNA window includes the following coding sequences:
- a CDS encoding DUF1328 domain-containing protein has translation MLHYAVVFFIIAIIAAVFGFGGIAAGAAGIAKILFALFLVLAVVTFLINIARGR, from the coding sequence ATGCTGCACTACGCCGTCGTGTTCTTCATCATCGCCATCATCGCCGCCGTGTTCGGCTTCGGCGGCATCGCCGCCGGCGCGGCGGGCATCGCCAAGATCCTGTTCGCGCTGTTCCTGGTGCTGGCGGTGGTAACCTTCCTGATCAACATCGCGCGCGGCCGATGA
- a CDS encoding response regulator gives MLHVAIVDDHQIVRAGFRELLAEEFDFRVSFEAASGEEAMARLREGGTDVLLLDLSLPGLSGVDVLRAARQRHPALRIVVLSGFPEERYALAMIRNGADGYLCKDCEREQLVQAIRTVAQGRRYLSPRTAELLAEELAGGGGAPHERLSDRELQVFLRLAGGGSVSDIADTLHLSVKTVSTYRTRLLEKLGVASNAELAAYALRHGLLVE, from the coding sequence ATGTTGCATGTCGCCATCGTCGATGATCACCAGATCGTGCGCGCGGGGTTCCGCGAACTGCTCGCCGAGGAGTTCGACTTCCGCGTGTCCTTCGAGGCCGCGTCGGGCGAAGAGGCGATGGCGCGGCTGCGCGAGGGCGGCACGGACGTGCTGCTGCTCGATCTGTCGCTGCCCGGGCTGAGCGGGGTGGACGTGCTGCGCGCCGCCCGCCAGCGCCATCCGGCGCTGCGCATCGTGGTGCTGAGCGGCTTTCCGGAAGAGCGCTATGCGCTGGCGATGATCCGCAACGGCGCCGACGGCTACTTGTGCAAGGACTGCGAACGCGAGCAACTGGTGCAGGCGATCCGCACCGTGGCGCAGGGGCGCCGCTACCTGTCGCCGCGCACCGCCGAACTGCTGGCCGAGGAACTGGCGGGCGGCGGCGGCGCGCCGCACGAGCGCCTGTCGGACCGCGAGCTGCAGGTCTTCCTGCGCCTGGCGGGCGGCGGCTCGGTGTCCGACATCGCCGATACGCTGCACCTGAGCGTGAAGACGGTGAGCACCTACCGCACCCGCCTGCTGGAGAAGCTGGGCGTGGCGAGCAATGCCGAGCTGGCCGCGTATGCGCTGCGCCACGGCCTGCTCGTGGAGTGA
- a CDS encoding response regulator, with the protein MDDARPALRIVLIEDSPKLRALLRGMLGELPGVEVVADADDEHGALARLEQHRADLAIVDLELREGSGMGVLRALQAEPLRFGRPRAVVLSNHGHEAVRARCEKLGVERFFDKSFQMDELLDYIEDAVAGR; encoded by the coding sequence ATGGACGATGCCCGCCCTGCCCTGCGCATCGTGCTGATCGAGGATTCACCCAAGCTGCGCGCGCTGTTGCGCGGCATGCTGGGCGAACTGCCGGGCGTCGAGGTCGTCGCCGATGCCGACGACGAACACGGCGCGCTCGCCAGGCTGGAGCAGCACCGCGCCGATCTCGCCATCGTCGATCTGGAACTGCGCGAAGGCAGCGGGATGGGCGTGCTGCGCGCACTGCAGGCCGAGCCGCTGCGCTTCGGCCGGCCGCGCGCGGTGGTGCTGTCGAACCATGGCCACGAGGCGGTGCGCGCACGCTGCGAGAAGCTCGGCGTGGAGCGCTTCTTCGACAAATCCTTCCAGATGGACGAACTGCTCGACTACATCGAGGACGCGGTCGCCGGCCGCTGA
- a CDS encoding CHASE3 domain-containing protein: protein MPPEPSHPPRLRRALPLLLAASLILGLAWLASSQWQSTSSRAALERLRTDAERVHHLDTLLLQLLDAESSVRGYLLSRDPAYLGRYRDGHARVVETLGALRADDWHGEAQRARLAELAARIDGKLAALARGVEQGQGGQGANPGAEAPADGPGKQAMDDIRRIADALRGAALAEIDQSLETSLARFGSVHRLNLVLGAGVLALLLALLVALYRQSLLREQLAGMLHSENERLHAEVEQRTTELSSLATYLTDTREREQARLARELHDELGALMTAAKLDAGWIARKLPAAVMEPLRERFDRLLDTLNQGIAIKRKVVNDLRPPLLADLGLVEALRSLADSAAIGDHDGRLDLDLPEQAPELPADTALALFRIAQEALTNVRRHARATRATLAMRVEPGAIVLRIADDGVGFDPARLGRARHGLAGIAHRVQMLSGRLRVDSAPGRGTVIEARIPRPA from the coding sequence ATGCCGCCGGAACCCTCCCACCCCCCGCGCCTGCGGCGCGCGTTGCCGCTGCTGCTCGCGGCAAGCCTCATCCTCGGCCTGGCCTGGCTCGCGTCGAGCCAATGGCAATCGACCTCCAGCCGCGCCGCACTCGAACGCCTGCGCACCGACGCCGAGCGCGTGCACCATCTAGACACCCTGCTGCTGCAACTGCTCGACGCCGAGAGCAGCGTGCGCGGCTACCTGCTGAGCCGCGATCCGGCATACCTCGGCCGCTACCGGGACGGCCATGCCCGCGTGGTGGAAACGCTGGGCGCGCTGCGTGCCGACGACTGGCACGGCGAAGCACAGCGCGCCCGGCTGGCCGAACTCGCCGCGCGGATCGACGGGAAGCTGGCCGCGCTCGCGCGCGGCGTTGAACAAGGACAAGGAGGACAAGGCGCGAACCCCGGCGCCGAGGCGCCGGCGGACGGGCCCGGCAAGCAGGCGATGGATGACATCCGCCGCATCGCCGACGCATTGCGCGGCGCCGCGCTGGCGGAGATCGACCAGTCGCTGGAAACGTCGCTGGCCCGCTTCGGCAGCGTGCACCGGCTCAACCTGGTGCTGGGCGCCGGCGTGCTCGCGCTGCTGCTGGCACTGCTCGTGGCGCTGTACCGCCAGAGCCTGCTGCGCGAGCAACTGGCCGGAATGCTGCATTCCGAGAACGAGCGCCTGCACGCCGAGGTGGAGCAGCGCACCACCGAGCTGAGCAGCCTCGCCACCTACCTGACCGACACCCGGGAACGGGAGCAGGCGCGGCTGGCGCGCGAGCTGCACGACGAACTCGGCGCGCTGATGACCGCGGCCAAGCTCGATGCGGGGTGGATCGCGCGCAAGCTTCCGGCCGCAGTGATGGAGCCGCTGCGCGAACGCTTCGACCGCCTGCTCGACACGCTGAACCAGGGCATCGCGATCAAGCGCAAGGTGGTGAACGACCTGCGCCCGCCGCTGCTGGCCGATCTCGGGCTGGTCGAGGCGCTGCGCTCGCTGGCCGATTCGGCCGCGATCGGCGACCACGACGGCCGCCTCGATCTCGACCTGCCGGAACAGGCGCCCGAGCTGCCCGCCGACACCGCGCTCGCCCTGTTCCGCATCGCGCAGGAAGCACTGACCAACGTGCGCCGCCACGCGCGGGCGACCCGGGCGACGCTGGCGATGCGGGTCGAGCCCGGCGCGATCGTGCTGCGCATCGCCGACGACGGCGTCGGCTTCGACCCTGCACGGCTCGGCCGCGCGCGCCATGGCCTGGCCGGCATCGCCCACCGCGTGCAGATGCTGTCGGGCAGGCTGCGGGTCGACAGCGCGCCGGGGCGGGGCACGGTGATCGAGGCGCGGATTCCGCGCCCGGCCTGA
- a CDS encoding BON domain-containing protein, translating to MKHTAATLALSGLLAFTAAGCAITRDQSTVGEYVDDATITTRVKAKFAEDPAVSAMAINVETLRGTVQLSGFAKSAAEKNQAEKIARGTPGVKGVKNDVVVRP from the coding sequence ATGAAACACACCGCCGCCACCCTCGCCCTGTCCGGCCTGCTCGCCTTCACCGCGGCCGGCTGCGCCATCACCCGCGACCAGTCGACCGTCGGCGAATATGTCGACGACGCCACCATCACCACGCGCGTGAAGGCCAAGTTCGCCGAGGACCCGGCCGTCAGCGCGATGGCGATCAACGTCGAGACACTGCGCGGCACGGTGCAGCTCTCCGGCTTCGCCAAGAGCGCGGCCGAGAAGAACCAGGCCGAGAAGATCGCGCGCGGCACCCCGGGCGTGAAGGGCGTCAAGAACGACGTCGTGGTCCGCCCGTAG
- a CDS encoding exonuclease SbcCD subunit D, with translation MRFLHTADWHLGRVYHGVSLLEDQAHVLRGFIRIAAEARPDAILIAGDIYDRSVPPAEAVRLLDLVLTELVLGLKIPVVMIAGNHDGPDRLGFGSGLLTRAGLVVRGPVDAGAPPLILRDAHGEVAVHALPYGEPAVVRGACGDENIADHHAALAAQARAARAAQPAGMRSVAVAHAFVRGGSESESERPLSVGGSGSVGAEVFDGFDYVALGHLHRPQALGGAAEGAGAARIQYSGSLLKYSFAEAGHVKSANLVDMDAAGRCTVQRLPLVPRRDLRIVEGELDALLAAAAADPARDDYILARLTDRGALLDAMGKLRTAYPNALAIERPDMAGDGPGRAAGDHRRIRMQDLFAGFHEETTGLPLEPAATAALERIIGRLEREERHA, from the coding sequence ATGCGCTTCCTCCACACCGCCGACTGGCACCTCGGCCGTGTCTATCACGGCGTTTCCCTGCTCGAAGACCAGGCCCACGTGCTGCGGGGCTTCATCCGCATCGCCGCCGAGGCGCGGCCCGACGCCATCCTGATCGCCGGCGACATCTACGACCGCTCGGTGCCGCCGGCCGAAGCCGTGCGCCTGCTCGACCTGGTGCTGACCGAACTGGTGCTCGGGCTGAAGATCCCGGTGGTGATGATCGCCGGCAACCACGACGGCCCCGACCGGCTCGGCTTCGGCTCCGGACTGCTGACGCGCGCCGGCCTGGTGGTGCGCGGGCCGGTCGATGCCGGGGCGCCGCCGCTGATCCTGCGCGATGCGCACGGCGAAGTCGCGGTGCATGCGCTGCCCTACGGCGAACCGGCGGTGGTGCGCGGCGCCTGCGGCGACGAGAACATCGCCGACCACCACGCCGCGCTGGCGGCGCAGGCCCGGGCGGCGCGCGCGGCGCAGCCGGCCGGCATGCGCTCGGTGGCGGTGGCGCACGCCTTCGTGCGCGGCGGCAGTGAGAGCGAATCGGAGCGCCCGCTGTCCGTGGGCGGCAGCGGCTCGGTGGGGGCCGAGGTGTTCGACGGCTTCGACTACGTCGCGCTCGGCCACCTGCACCGGCCGCAGGCGCTGGGCGGCGCGGCGGAAGGGGCCGGTGCCGCCCGCATCCAGTATTCCGGCTCGCTGCTCAAGTACTCCTTTGCCGAGGCCGGCCACGTCAAGTCGGCGAACCTGGTGGACATGGATGCCGCCGGCCGCTGCACGGTGCAGCGCCTGCCGCTCGTGCCGCGCCGCGACCTGCGCATCGTCGAAGGCGAACTCGACGCCCTTCTCGCCGCCGCCGCGGCCGACCCGGCGCGCGACGACTACATCCTCGCGCGGCTGACCGACCGCGGCGCGCTGCTCGACGCCATGGGCAAGCTGCGCACCGCCTATCCCAACGCGCTCGCCATCGAACGGCCGGACATGGCCGGCGACGGCCCGGGCCGCGCGGCGGGCGACCATCGCCGCATCCGCATGCAGGATCTCTTTGCCGGCTTCCACGAGGAAACCACTGGCCTGCCGCTCGAGCCCGCGGCCACGGCCGCGCTCGAACGCATCATCGGCCGCCTGGAGCGGGAGGAGCGCCACGCATGA
- a CDS encoding AAA family ATPase, with translation MKPLKLALQAFGPFAGREEVDFTRLPAGALFLISGPTGAGKTSILDGITYALYGDTSGGERSAREMRSHHADDALQTEVEFEFALGEQRYRVRRIPEQERAALRGQGLVRVLAKAELSRLDGDAWTPVAHKATEVTALVEDLLGFKADQFRQVVLLPQGQFRKLLSAGSNEREKILETLFGTAAYKRVQDALKAEAAALAQRGEQARLQRETLLLQAGVDTMDALLAQRAALQEAQAGLAAEERRARDDDAAARAALQQGQAGAALFAEAAAATAALDALTARRGEIDARRTRLERAQRALQVQPVETALAAARRAADEARRRGTQAADEAARAAGALQQADARLQAEAARAAEREAAQRELLRLEALSGAVARLAQADGELAVREAERGAAERALATAAARRDDLAARRAALAARIDALQPRAAQSDALALRVQQAERRALAAAGLAASRRQLAERQGVEAKLQQVFDAARQALQLRRDRLDALDAHWRRAQAAVLARHLHDGDACPVCGSAAHPSPARFDGELPTEQALQAAAATVREGESALEAARGKLDAAVRQRAATEAEVATREAALRDEGLDAGGVEQAPALAALREDLQSARAAAAEVGPARAGLQALDADIAATATVFEQARSAAGTAAAAAQAAQRVADERRDAVPQELRTRAALEKAIAAAAARRTQLDAALHEAQAAQQAAAGRAAALAAQRATLAEAEEDAAQRMQDAAVRFAEALRAAGFAPAGAGEAVAPDTAMPDTAALADALQQAEAAWRAALLPADEVERLVRGIRSADEQLAAARERAARAGQAVAGLVAPDLAALEARTAACREAVEAVLARVAANRGEQDRLAKLLAALDDIAREAGAVEAEYRVVGHLADIANGDNGRRLTFQRYVLAALLDDVLRAASLRLKAMSRGRYLLQRREDVADARRAAGLDLEVFDDYTGRARPASTLSGGEGFMASLSLALGLSDVVQAYAGGVQLDTLFIDEGFGSLDPESLDMAMKALIDLQRRGRMVGVISHVEEMKQQIDVAIEVAQGARGSRVRMRA, from the coding sequence ATGAAGCCGCTCAAGCTCGCGCTGCAAGCCTTCGGCCCCTTCGCCGGGCGCGAGGAGGTGGATTTCACCCGCCTGCCCGCCGGCGCCCTGTTCCTGATCTCCGGCCCCACCGGCGCCGGCAAGACTTCCATCCTCGACGGCATCACCTATGCGCTGTACGGCGACACCTCGGGCGGCGAGCGCAGCGCGCGCGAAATGCGCAGCCACCACGCCGACGATGCGCTGCAGACCGAGGTGGAATTCGAATTCGCGCTCGGCGAACAGCGCTACCGCGTCAGGCGCATCCCCGAGCAGGAGCGCGCCGCGCTGCGCGGCCAGGGGCTGGTCAGGGTGCTGGCGAAGGCCGAACTGTCGCGGCTCGACGGCGATGCGTGGACGCCGGTCGCGCACAAGGCCACCGAGGTCACCGCGCTGGTCGAAGACCTGCTCGGCTTCAAGGCGGACCAGTTCCGCCAGGTCGTGCTGCTGCCCCAGGGCCAGTTCCGCAAGCTGCTGTCGGCCGGCTCCAACGAGCGCGAAAAGATCCTCGAAACCCTGTTCGGTACCGCTGCCTACAAACGCGTGCAGGATGCGCTGAAGGCCGAGGCGGCGGCGCTGGCACAGCGCGGCGAGCAGGCGCGGCTGCAGCGCGAGACCCTGCTGCTGCAGGCCGGCGTCGACACGATGGACGCCCTGCTCGCGCAGCGCGCGGCGCTGCAGGAGGCGCAGGCCGGGCTGGCGGCGGAGGAAAGGCGCGCCCGCGACGACGATGCCGCCGCCCGCGCCGCGCTGCAGCAGGGGCAGGCCGGCGCCGCGCTGTTCGCCGAGGCGGCGGCGGCCACCGCGGCGCTGGATGCGCTCACCGCGCGCCGCGGCGAGATCGACGCCCGGCGCACGCGGCTGGAACGGGCGCAGCGCGCGCTGCAGGTGCAGCCCGTCGAAACCGCGCTGGCCGCCGCGCGCCGTGCCGCCGACGAGGCGCGCCGGCGCGGGACGCAGGCAGCCGACGAGGCCGCGCGCGCCGCCGGGGCGCTGCAGCAGGCGGACGCCCGCCTGCAGGCGGAAGCGGCGCGCGCCGCCGAACGCGAGGCGGCGCAGCGCGAGCTGTTGCGGCTCGAAGCCCTGTCCGGGGCGGTGGCGCGGCTGGCGCAGGCGGACGGCGAACTCGCCGTGCGCGAAGCCGAACGCGGCGCGGCCGAGCGCGCCCTCGCCACCGCCGCGGCCCGGCGCGACGATCTCGCCGCGCGCAGGGCCGCGCTCGCCGCCCGCATCGACGCGCTGCAGCCCCGGGCCGCGCAGAGCGATGCGCTGGCGCTGCGCGTACAGCAGGCCGAGCGCCGCGCGCTGGCCGCAGCCGGCCTTGCCGCCAGCCGCCGGCAACTCGCGGAACGGCAGGGCGTGGAGGCGAAGCTGCAGCAGGTTTTCGACGCCGCGCGGCAGGCCCTGCAACTGCGCCGCGACCGGCTCGACGCGCTCGATGCGCACTGGCGCCGTGCGCAGGCTGCCGTCCTTGCGCGCCACCTGCACGACGGCGATGCCTGCCCGGTGTGCGGCAGCGCTGCGCACCCGTCGCCCGCCCGCTTCGACGGCGAACTGCCCACCGAACAGGCACTGCAGGCCGCGGCCGCCACGGTGCGCGAGGGCGAGTCCGCCCTGGAGGCGGCGCGCGGCAAGCTCGACGCGGCCGTCCGGCAACGCGCGGCGACCGAGGCCGAAGTCGCCACGCGCGAAGCCGCCCTGCGGGACGAAGGCCTGGACGCCGGGGGCGTGGAGCAGGCACCCGCACTGGCCGCGCTGCGCGAGGACCTGCAGTCGGCGCGCGCCGCCGCCGCGGAAGTGGGGCCGGCACGCGCCGGTCTGCAGGCGCTGGATGCCGACATCGCAGCCACTGCCACCGTCTTCGAGCAGGCACGCAGTGCTGCCGGCACCGCCGCCGCCGCGGCGCAGGCGGCGCAGCGGGTTGCCGACGAGCGCCGCGATGCCGTGCCGCAGGAACTGCGGACCCGTGCCGCGCTGGAAAAGGCCATTGCCGCGGCGGCCGCCAGGCGCACGCAACTGGATGCCGCACTGCATGAGGCGCAGGCCGCCCAGCAGGCGGCTGCCGGCCGCGCCGCCGCGCTCGCCGCCCAGCGCGCAACCCTGGCCGAGGCCGAGGAGGACGCCGCGCAGCGCATGCAGGACGCCGCCGTCCGCTTCGCCGAGGCCCTGCGCGCCGCCGGCTTCGCCCCGGCGGGTGCGGGCGAAGCCGTCGCGCCCGATACCGCGATGCCCGATACCGCCGCGCTCGCGGACGCACTGCAGCAGGCCGAGGCCGCATGGCGCGCCGCCCTGCTGCCGGCCGACGAGGTCGAGCGCCTGGTGCGCGGCATCCGCAGCGCGGACGAGCAACTCGCCGCCGCGCGCGAGCGCGCTGCGCGCGCCGGCCAGGCCGTAGCCGGCCTCGTCGCCCCCGACCTCGCCGCGCTCGAAGCGCGCACGGCGGCCTGCCGCGAAGCCGTGGAGGCGGTGCTCGCCCGCGTCGCCGCCAACCGCGGCGAGCAGGACAGGCTGGCGAAGCTGCTCGCCGCACTCGACGACATCGCGCGCGAAGCGGGCGCCGTCGAGGCCGAATACCGCGTCGTCGGCCATCTGGCCGACATCGCCAACGGCGACAACGGCCGCAGGCTCACCTTCCAGCGCTACGTGCTCGCCGCGCTGCTCGACGACGTGCTGCGCGCGGCCTCGCTGCGCCTGAAGGCGATGAGCCGCGGCCGCTACCTGCTGCAGCGCCGCGAGGACGTCGCCGACGCAAGGCGCGCCGCCGGGCTGGACCTCGAAGTGTTCGACGACTACACCGGCCGCGCCCGGCCGGCCAGCACGCTGTCGGGCGGCGAGGGTTTCATGGCGTCGCTGTCGCTCGCGCTCGGTCTTTCCGACGTCGTCCAGGCTTATGCGGGCGGCGTGCAGCTCGACACCCTGTTCATCGACGAAGGCTTCGGCAGCCTCGATCCCGAATCGCTTGACATGGCGATGAAGGCGCTGATCGACCTGCAGCGGCGCGGCCGCATGGTCGGCGTGATCTCGCACGTGGAGGAGATGAAGCAGCAGATCGACGTGGCCATCGAGGTGGCGCAGGGCGCGCGCGGGAGCAGGGTGCGGATGCGGGCGTGA
- a CDS encoding GntP family permease yields the protein MATSSSPPKAGCRLAKPCFDMSVVETFKTRTAMETIISVSSS from the coding sequence ATGGCGACGAGCAGTTCTCCGCCCAAGGCCGGCTGCCGGCTGGCGAAGCCGTGCTTCGACATGAGCGTCGTCGAGACCTTCAAGACCCGGACGGCGATGGAAACCATCATCTCGGTGTCTTCATCATGA
- a CDS encoding metal-dependent hydrolase, with product MNATPADFSRLDRAGLNLHAVLDVEALPAGLAAGLLREFSPAHACRQLILIGNAGRAMWTALQASGPAPDDPIDDFSVRTVAQWFAAACPGHRYTLLYPGDRPVGLQTLGELAGWHRPTPFRLGILPQWGTWFGYRAALLADTGLPPTAPLRAASPCASCAARPCVAACPAQAMADGGSCCKDASTTACGRIRAAASVAWRATPARWGASTATTRHRCAMPVRRRCGRSSATAGRRDASAAEPSPARFLQPPVDTLTHALSGALVGRLLARRRAASAAVPSAGDASADAARHLPLVWQAVVAGAVAATFPDLDFVLGWVSELAYLRGHRGVTHSIVLLPLWGLAIAWLLARFFGRGGRTGGAPSWRDFYLVVCSGILIHIAGDLITQFGTMILAPFSDRRFGIGTTFIIDLVFTGIIVAGLAACAIWRRSRVPAAVALVLLAGWVGVGWMGRMEAIEAARAHADANGIPVVMVDAAPRPASPFNWTAIVFDGERYHYAHINTRRSEPLAVGPGDNFIRRFSAPYLPVAQARWEVRERFGSDGARLLAQTVWNAEDFAFYRWFAMFPVLDHVEQGRGGTCANFMDLRFLTPGRDEVPFRYGLCGGEGGGWRLFERMADGRRWVVVR from the coding sequence ATGAACGCCACCCCCGCCGATTTCTCCCGTCTCGACCGCGCCGGCCTCAACCTGCATGCCGTCCTCGACGTCGAGGCGCTGCCCGCGGGGCTCGCCGCCGGCCTGCTGCGCGAGTTCTCGCCCGCGCATGCCTGCCGCCAGCTCATCCTGATCGGCAACGCCGGCCGGGCGATGTGGACGGCGCTGCAGGCGTCGGGGCCGGCGCCGGACGATCCGATCGACGATTTCAGCGTGCGCACGGTCGCGCAGTGGTTTGCCGCGGCATGCCCGGGGCACCGCTACACGCTGCTGTACCCGGGCGACAGGCCGGTCGGCCTGCAGACGCTCGGCGAACTGGCCGGCTGGCACCGGCCGACGCCGTTCAGACTCGGCATCCTGCCGCAGTGGGGAACGTGGTTCGGCTACCGGGCGGCGCTGCTGGCCGACACCGGCCTGCCGCCCACCGCGCCGCTGCGGGCGGCCTCGCCGTGCGCGTCGTGTGCCGCGCGGCCCTGCGTCGCCGCCTGTCCGGCGCAGGCGATGGCGGACGGGGGTTCGTGCTGCAAAGATGCGTCGACTACCGCCTGCGGCCGGATTCGCGCTGCCGCGAGCGTTGCGTGGCGCGCGACGCCTGCCCGGTGGGGCGCGAGCACCGCTACGACGAGGCACAGGTGCGCCATGCCTGTACGGCGTCGCTGCGGGCGATCGAGCGCTACTGCCGGCCGCCGCGACGCTAGCGCCGCGGAACCAAGCCCGGCCCGATTCCTCCAACCGCCCGTGGATACCCTGACCCATGCCCTCTCCGGCGCGCTGGTTGGCCGCCTGCTTGCGCGCCGCCGCGCCGCGTCTGCCGCCGTTCCGTCCGCGGGCGATGCGTCCGCGGACGCGGCGCGGCACCTGCCGCTGGTGTGGCAGGCGGTGGTTGCGGGCGCGGTGGCGGCGACTTTCCCCGACCTCGACTTCGTGCTCGGCTGGGTGTCGGAACTCGCCTACCTGCGCGGGCACCGCGGCGTCACCCATTCCATCGTGCTGCTGCCGCTGTGGGGGCTGGCGATCGCGTGGCTCCTGGCGCGCTTCTTCGGGCGCGGCGGGAGGACGGGCGGCGCGCCGTCGTGGCGCGACTTCTATCTCGTGGTGTGCAGCGGTATCCTGATCCACATCGCGGGCGACCTGATCACGCAGTTCGGCACCATGATCCTGGCGCCGTTCTCGGATCGGCGCTTCGGCATCGGCACCACCTTCATCATCGACCTGGTCTTTACCGGCATCATCGTCGCCGGGCTGGCAGCGTGCGCCATCTGGCGGCGCAGCCGGGTGCCGGCGGCGGTCGCGCTGGTGCTGCTGGCCGGCTGGGTGGGGGTGGGCTGGATGGGGCGCATGGAGGCGATCGAGGCCGCGCGCGCCCATGCCGACGCGAACGGCATCCCGGTGGTGATGGTGGATGCGGCGCCGCGGCCGGCCTCGCCGTTCAACTGGACGGCGATCGTGTTCGACGGCGAGCGCTACCACTATGCCCACATCAACACCCGGCGCAGCGAGCCGCTGGCGGTGGGTCCCGGCGACAACTTCATCCGCCGCTTCTCGGCGCCCTACCTGCCGGTGGCGCAGGCGCGCTGGGAGGTGCGCGAGCGTTTCGGCAGCGACGGCGCGCGCCTGCTCGCGCAGACGGTGTGGAACGCCGAGGACTTCGCCTTCTACCGCTGGTTCGCGATGTTCCCGGTGCTGGATCACGTGGAGCAGGGGAGGGGCGGTACCTGCGCGAACTTCATGGATCTGCGCTTCCTGACGCCGGGGCGCGACGAGGTTCCGTTCCGCTACGGGCTGTGCGGCGGCGAGGGCGGAGGCTGGCGCCTGTTCGAGCGCATGGCCGACGGCCGGCGCTGGGTGGTGGTCCGTTAG
- a CDS encoding redoxin domain-containing protein, producing MPAEEHAQASPAGAAPARKRRRRWLGELAVFVLALIAIQWWQSWNVPDGPAPAFEAPFADGRSGGLGAWRAAHPGQPVAVYFWADWCPICKAQQRGVESVRADWPVLTVAMQSGDAAAVAKVLAERGLQWPTAIDADGRIAATYGLRGVPAIVVIGGDGRIRSVSVGFTTELGMRLRLWWAGLRA from the coding sequence ATGCCGGCAGAAGAACACGCACAGGCCAGCCCGGCGGGCGCGGCGCCTGCCCGCAAGCGCAGGCGCCGCTGGCTGGGGGAACTGGCCGTCTTCGTGCTGGCGCTGATCGCGATCCAGTGGTGGCAGAGCTGGAACGTGCCCGACGGGCCGGCTCCCGCGTTCGAGGCGCCGTTCGCCGACGGCCGCAGCGGCGGTCTCGGCGCGTGGCGCGCCGCGCACCCCGGGCAGCCGGTGGCGGTGTATTTCTGGGCCGACTGGTGCCCCATCTGCAAGGCGCAGCAGCGCGGCGTCGAGTCCGTGCGCGCGGACTGGCCGGTGCTGACCGTGGCGATGCAGTCGGGTGATGCCGCGGCGGTGGCGAAGGTGCTGGCCGAACGCGGCCTGCAATGGCCGACCGCCATCGACGCCGACGGCCGCATCGCGGCCACCTACGGCCTGCGCGGCGTGCCGGCGATCGTGGTGATCGGCGGCGACGGGCGCATCCGCTCGGTGTCGGTGGGCTTCACCACCGAACTGGGGATGAGGCTGCGGCTGTGGTGGGCGGGGCTGCGCGCCTGA